The following proteins are encoded in a genomic region of Pseudomonas saponiphila:
- the istA gene encoding IS21 family transposase, translated as MAAPRVAMRNIKECLRLKFEAGLSHEKIARALQLSKGVVSKYIAAARVAGLDWPALVAMDEAALAAALFAPTSTNKPRGERVLPDVLSIHRELRRKGVTLQLLWEEYLAAHAGQPTYRYTQFVEHYRRYAQTLKRSMRQLHRAGEKLFIDYAGPTLPVVDPATGEVRRAHIFVAALGASNYTYACATPGETQVDWLTSLGQALTYFGGVPEMVVPDNPRALVAQPDRYEPGLNRATLECARHYQTVILPARPRKPQDKAKAEVAVQVVERWIMARLRHRQFFSLHALNQAIAELLEDLNRRPFKRLDGCRRDWFERLDRPALRALPVHPYEVATFKRCKVSIDYHIEVNGSFYSVPSALARQNVDVRLTAHTLEVLHGNRRVASHLLLGRRGAYSTQREHMPAAHQAHREWTPQRLLDWGARIGPYTRQLIDHQLTHKPHPEMGYRACLGLLSLARRYGNARLEAAAERAVHLRAFTGRSVRNLLQQGLDQQPLPQRAAETTLPGDHENVRGADYYQPPQQELFDDAATHPESTAPATPGRHGPRPGRAMDAAGQPQPELR; from the coding sequence ATGGCGGCGCCGCGAGTAGCCATGCGAAACATCAAAGAATGTCTGCGCCTCAAGTTTGAGGCCGGCTTGTCCCACGAGAAGATTGCCCGTGCCTTGCAGCTGTCCAAGGGCGTGGTTAGCAAGTACATCGCGGCGGCGCGGGTGGCCGGGCTGGACTGGCCGGCGCTGGTGGCCATGGACGAGGCCGCGCTGGCGGCCGCCTTGTTTGCACCGACGTCGACGAACAAGCCGCGCGGTGAGCGAGTGCTGCCCGATGTGCTGAGCATCCACCGCGAGTTGCGACGCAAGGGCGTGACCTTGCAGCTGCTGTGGGAGGAATATCTCGCCGCGCATGCGGGCCAGCCGACCTACCGCTACACCCAGTTCGTCGAGCACTACCGGCGCTACGCCCAGACGCTCAAACGTTCGATGCGTCAGCTGCACCGTGCGGGCGAGAAGCTATTCATCGACTATGCCGGGCCGACGCTGCCGGTGGTCGACCCGGCCACCGGCGAAGTGCGCCGGGCGCACATCTTCGTCGCCGCCCTGGGCGCCTCGAATTACACCTATGCCTGCGCGACGCCAGGCGAAACCCAGGTGGACTGGCTGACCTCGCTGGGCCAGGCTCTGACCTACTTTGGCGGCGTGCCGGAAATGGTTGTGCCGGACAATCCGCGCGCCCTGGTCGCCCAGCCGGATCGCTACGAGCCGGGCCTGAACCGGGCCACGCTGGAGTGCGCGCGTCATTACCAGACGGTGATCCTGCCGGCACGGCCACGCAAGCCTCAGGACAAGGCCAAGGCCGAGGTGGCGGTGCAGGTGGTCGAGCGCTGGATCATGGCGCGGCTGCGCCATCGGCAGTTCTTCAGCCTGCATGCGCTTAACCAGGCCATCGCCGAGCTGCTGGAGGATCTGAATCGGCGCCCGTTCAAGCGGCTCGATGGCTGCCGGCGCGACTGGTTCGAGCGCCTGGATCGCCCGGCCTTGCGAGCGCTGCCGGTGCATCCCTACGAGGTCGCCACCTTCAAGCGCTGCAAGGTCAGCATCGACTACCACATCGAGGTCAATGGCAGCTTCTACAGCGTGCCCTCCGCCCTGGCCCGGCAGAACGTGGACGTGCGACTGACGGCACACACCCTGGAAGTGCTGCATGGCAACCGGCGGGTGGCCAGCCACCTGCTGCTGGGGCGACGCGGCGCTTACAGTACCCAGCGCGAGCACATGCCCGCGGCGCACCAGGCGCATCGCGAATGGACGCCACAACGCCTGCTCGACTGGGGCGCGCGGATCGGCCCCTACACGCGCCAACTGATCGATCACCAACTGACCCACAAGCCGCACCCGGAGATGGGCTACCGCGCCTGCCTCGGCCTGCTCTCGCTGGCCCGGCGCTATGGCAATGCACGCCTGGAAGCCGCTGCCGAACGTGCCGTACACCTGCGCGCCTTCACCGGGCGCAGCGTGCGCAACCTGCTCCAGCAAGGCCTGGATCAACAGCCGCTGCCCCAGCGTGCCGCCGAAACGACCTTACCCGGCGACCACGAGAACGTCCGTGGCGCCGACTACTACCAACCCCCGCAACAGGAGCTGTTCGATGATGCCGCAACACACCCTGAATCAACTGCACCAGCTACGCCTGGACGGCATGGCCCGCGCCCTGGAAGAGCAATGGACGCTGCCGGCCAGCCACAGCCTGAGCTTCGATGA
- a CDS encoding transcriptional regulator has protein sequence MSRRLLCAALFAAGFGLAAHAEEPLPSVEQVMSDHKEKISNQIETINYKRKRVVGANMGLDSQQAETFWPIYALYRNEMDGLNRETFQLLLEYGRAYGSGVVTNEDASKMIKMYKTLQIKRQILLNRYIDEVSEKMSSVVAMRFLQIEEQLDAVEMLETGQRIPLVGSSLNRM, from the coding sequence ATGTCCAGGCGCCTATTGTGTGCTGCTCTTTTCGCCGCTGGCTTCGGCCTTGCCGCCCATGCCGAGGAACCACTGCCTTCAGTGGAACAGGTGATGAGCGATCACAAGGAGAAAATCAGCAACCAGATCGAGACGATCAATTACAAACGCAAACGTGTGGTGGGAGCCAACATGGGACTCGATAGCCAGCAGGCCGAAACCTTTTGGCCAATCTATGCCCTCTATCGCAATGAAATGGATGGTTTGAATAGGGAGACGTTCCAGCTGTTGCTTGAGTATGGGCGAGCCTATGGCTCCGGAGTGGTCACCAATGAGGATGCCTCTAAGATGATCAAGATGTACAAGACACTGCAGATAAAACGGCAAATACTTTTGAACCGTTATATCGATGAGGTTTCTGAAAAAATGTCCTCGGTGGTTGCTATGCGTTTTCTACAAATTGAAGAGCAACTCGATGCCGTAGAGATGCTGGAGACCGGGCAGCGTATTCCTCTGGTTGGAAGCTCTCTGAATCGTATGTAA
- the istB gene encoding IS21-like element IS1474 family helper ATPase IstB, with protein sequence MMPQHTLNQLHQLRLDGMARALEEQWTLPASHSLSFDERLGLLLDRELAWRDNQRLVRLRKKAKLKYANACLEDLDRRTGRALDERLIATLASGDWIRQQHNLLLTGPTGAGKTWLACALGNQACRQGYSTLYLRTPRLLEQLRIAHGDGSFGRTLQQLAKVDVLVLDDWALAPLEEGARHDLLEVIDDRAGSRSTILTSQLPIEHWHGWINDPTLADAILDRLVHNAYRLTMKGESLRRKKAEEQAAS encoded by the coding sequence ATGATGCCGCAACACACCCTGAATCAACTGCACCAGCTACGCCTGGACGGCATGGCCCGCGCCCTGGAAGAGCAATGGACGCTGCCGGCCAGCCACAGCCTGAGCTTCGATGAACGCCTCGGCCTACTGCTCGACCGCGAACTGGCCTGGCGTGACAACCAGCGCCTGGTACGGCTGCGCAAGAAGGCCAAGCTCAAGTACGCCAACGCCTGCCTGGAAGATCTCGACCGCCGCACCGGACGCGCCCTGGACGAGCGTCTGATCGCCACCCTGGCCAGTGGCGACTGGATCCGCCAGCAGCACAACCTGCTGCTGACCGGCCCGACCGGTGCCGGCAAAACCTGGCTGGCCTGCGCCCTGGGCAACCAGGCCTGCCGCCAGGGCTATAGCACCCTGTACCTGCGCACCCCGCGCCTGCTGGAACAACTGCGCATCGCTCATGGCGACGGCAGCTTCGGCCGTACCCTGCAACAGCTGGCAAAGGTCGACGTCCTGGTGCTGGACGACTGGGCGCTAGCCCCGCTGGAGGAAGGAGCCCGGCATGACCTGCTGGAGGTGATCGACGACCGCGCTGGCAGCCGCTCCACCATCCTGACGAGCCAACTGCCCATCGAGCACTGGCACGGCTGGATCAACGACCCGACCCTGGCCGATGCCATCCTCGACCGCCTGGTGCACAACGCCTACCGACTGACGATGAAAGGCGAGTCGCTGCGCCGAAAAAAAGCCGAGGAACAAGCCGCATCGTGA